The Drechmeria coniospora strain ARSEF 6962 chromosome 02, whole genome shotgun sequence genome has a segment encoding these proteins:
- a CDS encoding Alcohol dehydrogenase superfamily, zinc-type translates to MAQENLSFFLAERPTGDIIAGRTLQQKKSPVPSAGDLKDGQVLVEVLYLSLDPAMRGWMTDARSYLPPVKINDKMRGGTVCRVIASKSTKAKEGDIVSGYAGWTEYAILDDKDLDLASNYPGLKDPLDMLSALGMTSLTAWVGMTKIGEPKAGETVVISGAAGATGSVAGQIAKIAGARVVGLCGSDDKCKWLVDDLGFDVALNYKAADFKDKFKEATKSYIDVYWDNDIRSSSPVGGDILDLALSRAKEHARFVECGMISQYNTSTPKGPVNISKVITMRIRMQGFVVIDHAKDYPRARKELAQWLAEGKLKKTEYVLKGGLAVAEQGLIDLYKGINQGKLVVEVKSMDGRSSFVMARWNIVEIRHVMAGVPALTAVPKASAFVTGKEACYIFFPVSSCLMVIVCILIVDFILTLPCPSLDLHSVRKPKLFRIMAQHGFWEIPSDGEPEREIMLVSGYILSDSFEHLLLALQYQPINPEPMYLLMPSSAIITRLIESKSYSLNIDEADNENICFHQRMGGLRNGQLLRGYIIQSMFNMETMMTNDEMSFVRQLHGDVVTMAHKFNSLEKKLPRTLMNYNLQSAIHDVLTAQWWYLAGVDSSADGWSGTRGRTSMVGMKIPRGVRLVEGTNITPFNFGPTGEVKRLM, encoded by the exons ATGGCGCAGGAAAATCTCTCCTTCTTTCTCGCCGAGCGGCCGACGGGCGACATCATCGCCGGACGCACCCTCCAGCAAAAAAAGTCACCCGTTCCCTCAGCAGGCGACCTCAAGGACGGCCAagtgctcgtcgaggtcctctATCTTTCTCTCGACCCTGCGATGCGCGGTTGGATGACTG ATGCCCGCTCCTACTTGCCACCCGTCAAGATTAACGATAAGATGCGCGGGGGCACCGTCTGTCGCGTCATTGCGTCCAAGAGCaccaaggccaaggaagGCGACATCGTCTCCGGCTACGCCGGATGGACCGAGTACGCCATCTTGGATGACAaggacctcgacctcgcctcCAACTACCCGGGTCTGAAGGATCCCCTCGACATGCTCTCGGCTCTCGGCATGACGAGCTTGACCGCTTGGGTCGGCATGACCAAGATTGGTGAAcccaaggccggcgagaCCGTCGTCATCTCCGGTGCCGCGGGCGCGACGGGCAGCGTCGCCGGTCAGATTGCCAAGATTGCCGGTGCCAGAGTCGTCGGACTttgcggcagcgacgacaaGTGCAAGTGGCTGGTGGATGACCTGGGATTCGACGTCGCCTTGAACTACAAGGCGGCCGACTTCAAGGATAAGTTCAAGGAAGCGACCAAGTCCTACATTGACGTCTACTGGGATAACG ACATCcgctcatcgtcgccagTCGGTGGCGATATTCTGGACCTCGCCCTGTCGAGGGCCAAGGAGCATGCCCGTTTCGTCGAATGCGGCATGATCAGCCAGTACAAcacgtcgacgccaaagGGCCCCGTCAACATCTCCAAGGTTATCACCATGAGGATCCGCATGCagggcttcgtcgtcatcgatcACGCCAAGGATTATCCTCGCGCCCGCAAGGAGCTCGCCCAGTGGCTCGCCGAAGGGAAGCTCAAGAAGACAGAGTACGTCCTGAAGGGGGGTCTGGCCGTTGCAGAGCAGGGCCTCATCGATCTCTACAAGGGCATCAACCAGGGCAAGCTCGTTGTCGAGGTCAAGTCAATGGACGGACGTTCAAGTTT CGTGATGGCGCGATGGAATATCGTCGAAATACGGCATGTCATGGCAGGCGTGCCGGCACTTACTGCTGTCCCT AAAGCAAGCGCTTTCGTCACTGGCAAAGAGGCTTGCTATATATTCTTCCCCGTCTCCTCTTGTCTAATGGTCATTGTCTgcatcctcatcgtcgactTCATCTTGACCTTGCCTTGTCCTTCGCTTGACCTTCATTCCGTTCGCAAACCTAAATTATTTCGCATCATGGCTCAACATGGATTCTGGGAGATCCCCTCTGACGGCGAACCTGAACGGGAAATCATGCTCGTATCAGGCTACATCCTGTCTGACTCGTTTGAACATCTCCTACTGGCATTGCAGTATCAACCAATCAACCCTGAGCCCATGTACCTGTTGATGCCTTCCTCCGCCATCATCACACGTCTCATCGAATCCAAGTCGTACAGTCTCAACATTGATGAAGCTGACAACGAAAATATTTGCTTTCACCAGCGAATGGGGGGTCTGCGAAATGGTCAACTTTTGCGTGGATACATCATCCAAAGTATGTTCAACATGGAAACGATGATGACCAACGACGAAATGTCATTCGTTCGTCAGCTTCATGGGGACGTCGTCACCATGGCGCACAAGTTCAATTCGCTTGAAAAGAAACTGCCGCGGACATTGATGAATTACAATCTTCAATCAGCCATACACGATGTCCTGACTGCGCAATGGTGGTACCTGGCCGGCGTCGATTCGAGTGCCGACGGCTGGTCGGGCACCAGGGGGAGAACGTCCATGGTGGGCATGAAGATCCCGCGTGGCGTGAGACTTGTTGAAGGTACAAACATCACGCCATTCAACTTTGGCCCAACTGGAGAAGTTAAAAGGCTGATGTAG
- a CDS encoding RNase3 domain-containing protein: protein MMLENVSPDLDASAVAGGDSLGRLDAQHEPCEQYHHSSLRLEETANQIREVADATADSTSRSVARDSAKEDDDGDFRRGSSDDDGSDEDRYRIVSNPDVVRAASALRRRGDAAFREWISKSERLRSNLSSGVGGGMEHASAGRLIQRNEEKRIIATPREYQIELFERAKEKNLIIVLDTGSGKTLIAALLLRFTLDQELERRAEGGAKKVAFFLVENVALCFQQYSVLRANLEHPVAKFHGEMTGILRTKEFWDQQLDENMVLVCTAQILLDCLNSGFLQMSRVNLLIFDEAHHTKKNHPYARIIKEHYLRKRHDRPRILGMTASPVDAQTRDLRGAAADLESIMCSEIATVSDETLAEGQNRRRQIEMKEYYARLVRPEDAKTPLSARISNLISHEPQYRMHFEAAQDVASTLGPWCADRYWLLLMTDAEVDKQVAKARERDNRRQTVDREGEADRVLSVLCEVQNAVRLGAVANDEIMTTATRMTDPHLFAFSSKVKTLRQILEDAFKERVTTRCIVFVKKRYTALLLAQAFQLVDMQIPAIHASHLIGSRVGAASIANMSFRDQVVALQRFRRGDTNCLFATQVAEEGIDIPECDFIIRFDLYDSAIQYIQSKGRARKDKSTYISMLEEGNMQHLRKLKQATRDAISLRQFCTSLPSDRKIQDNFDAVTLAENERIAQRVHEIPETGARLSFASSLEVLAKFVSSLTDSHVTPDYVVTSSSTSKKFVATVILPEESPIKCKRGFAQRNKQLARGSAAFEACVELIEKKYINGHLQPTLSRRLPAMRNARLALSSNRREEYTMRVRSEIWCQLGYPATLFQHTYLLDNPEATGRRTHPILLLTRKPLPKMEPMLFYFGKRTSAARLVGSAMPPLELASDEVDALAKFTLAIFRDVFSKDFNATPEELPYFIAPCAAIPVDGPSAASVDWNMMNMVAHDDVPEWRGAPEAFFAGKMAIDPWDGSRKFLIHGINKSLKPSDPVPEGVPMPKCRAYRLVEQTIKEYSNSLSIKSRQRQTWDEGQPVLDAELLSLRRNFMDEDTAERGNADMGCCIILEPLVLSKLPADIVSMAIALPVMMYRLDSALIALEACRLLGLGDIRSDLALEALTKDSSHTEEHDRDQVGFQVGMSNNYERLEFLGDAFLKMATTISLFTLMPNTNEFEYHVERMLLVCNQNLFNHAVDIKLQEFVRSKSFDRRTWYPSNLRLTKGKAPKTEATHRLADKSVADVCEALIGAAYVTQKRVGKTDLAVQAVTKMVKSKNHRMTKFSQYYDAFKMPEWQVAVGSATQHAAVERIFEATGYRFRSSNLLRSVFKHPSYPYEAMIPNYQRLEFLGDALLDLVIVDYLFDRFPDADPQWLTEHKMAMASNHFFGSLCVQLGLQKHLLTTTAALVGQISDFVTELELARAGVDEAGGHRRDYWLDTSQPPKVLSDLVEALVGGLFVDSRYDLSTVHRFFSSHIEPFFDDMARYDTYASRQPVTVLVHVMQNRLGCQNWRLYLSVVPGQTTDGVAAVTEDEAVCALMVHEQAVEHATAKTGRDAKLVVAKAALRRFEKMERNDFQALVGCYCLGRGPETRR, encoded by the exons ATGATGCTCGAAAATGTTTCACCGGACCTCGACGCTTCTGCAGTTGCTGGAGGAGACAGCTTGGGTCGACTCGATGCTCAGCACGAGCCTTGCGAGCAGTATCATCACTCTTCACTCCGTCTCGAAGAGACTGCCAACCAAATCCGAGAGGTCGCCGATGCTACCGCCGATTCTACCTCCCGCTCTGTCGCCAGGGATTCTGCCAAggaggacgatgatggcgactTCAGACGCGGCAGTagtgatgacgacggcagcgacgaggatAGGTACCGTATCGTCTCCAaccccgacgtcgtccgagCTGCCTCGGCCCTCAGGCGCAGAGGCGATGCAGCCTTTCGCGAGTGGATCAGCAAGAGCGAGCGTCTTCGTTCGAATCTCAGCAgcggcgtcggtggcggcaTGGAGCACGCATCGGCGGGCCGTCTCATCCAGAGAAACGAGGAGAAGCGTATTATTGCGACGCCGCGAGAGTATCAGATAGAACTCTTCGAAAGAGCAAAGGAGAAGAACCTCATAATCGTTCTTGACACCGGATCTGGCAAGACCCTCATTGCCGCCCTGTTGCTGAGGTTTACCCTGGACCAAGAGCTCGAACGACGGGCTGAGGGGGGTGCGAAAAAGgtcgccttcttcctcgtcgagaaCGTCGCGCTGTGCTTCCAGCAGTACAGCGTCCTCAGGGCCAATCTCGAGCATCCTGTCGCTAAATTTCACGGCGAAATGACGGGTATCCTGCGTACGAAAGAGTTCTGGGACCAACAGCTCGACGAAAACATGGTGCTCGTCTGCACCGCCCAGATTCTGCTCGATTGTCTAAACAGCGGCTTCCTGCAGATGAGTCGGGTAAACCTGCTCAtcttcgacgaggcccaTCACACGAAGAAGAACCACCCGTACGCCCGCATCATCAAGGAGCACTACTTGCGCAAACGCCACGACCGACCACGCATCCTCGgcatgacggcgtcgccggtcGATGCCCAGACAAGAGACTTGCGCGGTGCAGCAGCCGACCTTGAAAGCATCATGTGCAGCGAAATCGCCACCGTGTCGGACGAAACCCTTGCCGAGGGCCAGAACCGGCGCCGACAGATTGAGATGAAGGAGTACTATGCAAGGCTCGTCCGGCCGGAAGACGCCAAAACGCCATTATCTGCCCGCATTTCGAACCTCATATCCCACGAGCCACAGTATCGCATGCATTTTGAAGCCGCCCAGGACGTGGCATCCACCCTTGGTCCCTGGTGCGCTGACAGATACTGGCTCCTCCTCATGACCGATGCCGAGGTTGACAAGCAGGTGGCAAAGGCCCGAGAGAGGGACAACCGCCGACAGACGGTCGATAGGGAGGGCGAAGCAGACCGCGTGCTCTCCGTCCTGTGCGAGGTACAGAATGCCGTACGACTCGGTGCCGTGGCCAACGACGAGATCATGACAACGGCAACGAGGATGACGGATCCCCACTTGTTTGCCTTTTCGTCCAAGGTCAAGACGCTTCGACAGATCCTTGAAGACGCCTTCAAGGAGCGGGTCACGACTCGCTgcatcgtcttcgtcaagAAGCGATACAccgctctcctcctcgcgcaGGCCTTTCAACTGGTCGATATGCAGATCCCAGCCATTCATGCATCCCATTTG ATTGGTTCTAGGGTAGGAGCTGCGAGCATTGCCAATATGTCGTTTCGTGACCAGGTCGTCGCTCTTCAGCGATTTCGACGTGGCGATACAAACTGCCTCTTCGCCACCCAGGTTGCTGAAGAAGGCATCGATATTCCGGAGTGTGATTTCATCATCCGCTTCGACTTGTACGACTCTGCAATTCAGTACATACAGTCCAAGGGACGAGCCCGGAAGGATAAATCAACCTACATCAGCATGCTCGAGGAGGGGAATATGCAGCACCTTCGAAAGCTGAAACAGGCGACGAGAGACGCCATCTCCCTTCGTCAGTTCTGCACCAGCTTGCCTTCGGACAGAAAGATACAAGACAACTTCGACGCCGTGACCCTCGCCGAGAACGAGCGCATTGCACAAAGGGTGCACGAAATTCCTGAAACGGGTGCGCGCTTGTCCTTTGCCTCCAGTCTCGAGGTCCTGGCTAAGTTTGTCTCCTCTCTGACCGACTCTCATGTTACCCCCGATTACGTCGTGACCTCCTCGTCCACAAGCAAGAAGTTCGTCGCCACGGTCATCTTGCCCGAGGAAAGTCCGATCAAATGCAAGCGTGGGTTTGCTCAACGCAACAAACAGCTGGCTCGAGGTTCGGCCGCCTTCGAAGCTTGCGTCGAGCTTATCGAGAAGAAATACATCAATGGCCATCTGCAGCCGACTCTGAGCAGACGACTCCCAGCAATGCGAAACGCTCGCTTGGCACTCAGCTCCAACAGGAGGGAAGAATACACGATGCGGGTCAGGTCGGAGATATGGTGTCAGCTGGGCTATCCTGCAACACTATTCCAACACACTTATCTCCTAGACAACCCCGAGGCGACAGGGAGGCGTACACATCCCATCCTCCTGCTTACAAGGAAGCCGTTGCCAAAGATGGAGCCTATGCTCTTTTACTTCGGCAAGAGGACCTCGGCCGCGCGCCTGGTTGGCTCTgcgatgccgccgttggAGCTTGCTTCCGACGAGGTGGATGCGCTCGCAAAGTTCACGCTTGCCATATTCAGAGACGTCTTCAGCAAAGATTTCAACGCAACGCCGGAGGAACTGCCTTACTTTATCGCTCCGTGCGCAGCAATACCCGTGGAcgggccctcggcggcgagtgTCGATTGGAACATGATGAACATGGTGGCTCACGATGACGTACCCGAGTGGCGAGGTGCTCCCGAAGCCTTCTTCGCCGGAAAGATGGCCATCGACCCTTGGGACGGCTCTCGAAAGTTTCTGATTCACGGCATCAACAAGTCGCTGAAGCCAAGCGACCCTGTTCCCGAAGGTGTACCCATGCCGAAGTGCCGGGCCTACCGTCTTGTCGAACAGACTATCAAGGAATACAGCAATAGCCTGAGTATTAAGTCACGGCAGAGGCAAACGTGGGACGAGGGACAGCCCGTGCTTGACGCCGAGCTGTTGTCGTTGCGGCGAAACTTCATGGACGAGGACACTGCAGAGAGAGGGAATGCCGATATGGGCTGCTGCATCATCCTCGAACCGTTAGTGCTCTCCAAGCTTCCGGCCGACATAGTTTCCATGGCGATAGCACTGCCAGTGATGATGTATCGCCTTGACTCGGCCCTCATCGCGCTGGAGGCGTGCCGGCTGCTTGGGCTTGGAGACATCCGGTCCGATCTGGCGCTCGAGGCGCTGACAAAGGATAGTTCCCACACTGAGGAGCACGATAGGGATCAGGTGGGGTTTCAGGTCGGCATGAGCAACAACTACGAGCGGCTCGAGTTTCTCGGCGACGCTTTTCTcaagatggcgacgacgatatCTCTCTTTACCCTGATGCCGAACACCAACGAGTTCGAGTACCACGTTGAACGGATGCTCCTTGTGTGCAACCAAAACCTCTTCAaccacgccgtcgacatTAAGCTTCAGGAGTTTGTCCGATCAAAGTCGTTTGACCGTCGAACGTGGTACCCGAGCAACCTCAGGCTGACAAAGGGCAAAGCGCCCAAGACGGAAGCGACGCACCGGCTCGCCGACAagtccgtcgccgacgtctgcGAGGCACTCATCGGCGCAGCGTACGTTACGCAAAAGAGGGTGGGCAAGACGGACCTGGCGGTCCAGGCGGTGACGAAGATGGTCAAGAGCAAGAATCACAGGATGACAAAATTTAGCCAGTACTACGACGCGTTCAAGATGCCCGAGTGGCAggtggccgtcggctcggcGACTCAACATGCGGCTGTCGAGCGCATCTTCGAGGCCACGGGCTACCGTTTCCGGTCGAGCAACTTGCTGCGCAGTGTCTTCAAGCATCCGTCGTACCCGTACGAGGCAATGATTCCGAACTACCAGAGGCTAGAATTTCTCGGCGACGCACTactcgacctcgtcatcgtcgactaCCTCTTCGACCGCTTTCCGGACGCCGACCCGCAGTGGCTCACGGAGCACaagatggcgatggcgtcgaacCACTTCTTCGGCAGCCTCTGCGTGCAGCTCGGGCTCCAGAAGCATCtcctgacgacgacggcggcgctcgtGGGGCAAATCAGCGACTTCGTCACCGAGCTTGAGCTGGCGCGGGCGGGGGTCGACGAAGCTGGCGGCCACCGCCGCGATTACTGGCTCGACACGTCGCAGCCGCCAAAGGTGCTCTCCGACCTCGTGGAGGCGTTAGTGGGCGGCCTATTTGTCGACTCCCGATACGATTTGTCGACGGTCCACCGCTTCTTCTCAAGCCACATCGAGCCCTTCTTCGACGACATGGCTCGTTACGACACGTACGCGAGCAGGCAGCCGGTGACAGTGCTCGTGCACGTGATGCAAAATCGTCTCGGTTGCCAGAACTGGCGTCTCTACCTTTCGGTAGTGCCGGGCCAGACGACGGACGGGGTCGCGGCTGTGACGGAGGACGAAGCTGTTTGCGCGCTCATGGTGCACGAGCAGGCGGTCGAGCACGCAACGGCCAAGACGGGGAGGGATGCGAAGCTCGTGGTCGCCAAGGCAGCGTTGAGAAGGTTCGAGAAGATGGAACGGAACGACTTTCAGGCCTTGGTGGGATGTTACTGCCTGGGAAGAGGGCCAGAAACGAGGCGATGA
- a CDS encoding alpha-1,6-mannosyltransferase Och1, giving the protein MSEDEPFRPEDRRGSLVDSVKGIAISITPRFLSPSSLRHTRQRRSSIYIALLALLLIAIAGHSLYGDSLYHSRIVDDSMSSPMTTSRTAKQNEQLESQNLNQNHNESQKQKQEQQQKQKQNDKATQKGKETQEQEQKQKQKQKVKGQDKENGKVKQTPDKNQKPGEKQAQDQKQGQKQKQTQAQAQGQKQDQKQAQQQKQGQKQDQKQSQQQKQGQKQGQKQGQQQGQQQGQKQGQKQGQKQAQKQDQQAEEQGPEHKQEQKQKQAQKQQPKPKPEKQQKQKPEKEGEQQLEQQQKPEQQRVQGQEQEQEQKQKQKQKQEEKQTQKQKQTQKQKQTDSKKGTSDVATFDSLLPHKIWQLFFKFPADEFELADTPSWIAKNPDYEYMLMGLNGADMFMREHFLQNTSLVAMIHHLQNTGMKADLLRYLLLWVKGGTYTDIDTYAIRPINRWVPEEYQEGTRVVIGIEFDRLGDSNWAESHEEIQFCQWTIAAVPGHPVFLDMIQWSVAAIEEFAKTKGVSYADLDPTQYDVIELTGPVPWTDAVFRQLQRLDPDITSLTNLSGLIKPRLVGDILIMPINAFGMGQMHSGSRNDGRIPDDALAQHRFHGSWRPPVGGFPEDEDSS; this is encoded by the coding sequence ATGAGCGAAGATGAGCCATTCCGGCCAGAGGACCGGCGCGGGTCGCTCGTCGATAGCGTCAAGGGCATCGCCATCAGCATCACCCCGCGCTTTCTTTCGCCTTCGAGCCTCCGCCACACCCGACAGCGTCGATCATCTATCTACATCGCTCTCTTAGCCCTGctgctcatcgccatcgccggccacAGCCTCTACGGTGACAGTCTCTACCACTCTCGCATTGTCGATGACTCGATGTCGAGccccatgacgacgagccgaACAGCGAAGCAGAACGAGCAGCTTGAGAGCCAGAATTTGAATCAGAACCATAACGAGAGTCAGAAGCAGAAGcaagagcagcagcagaagcagaagcagaatGACAAGGCGACGCAGAAGGGAAAGGAGACGCAGGAGCAagagcagaagcagaagcagaagcagaaaGTGAAGGGGCAGGACAAGGAAAATGGAAAGGTGAAGCAGACGCCAGACAAAAATCAGAAGCCGGGTGAGAAGCAGGCGCAGGATCAGAAGCAGGGccagaagcagaagcagacgCAGGCCCAGGCGCAGGGCCAGAAACAGGACCAGAAGCAGgcccagcagcagaagcagggTCAGAAACAGGACCAGAAGCAGTcccagcagcagaagcagggTCAGAAGCAGGGCCAGAAGCAGGGTCAGCAGCAGGGTCAGCAGCAGGGCCAGAAGCAGGGCCAGAAGCAGGGCCAGAAGCAGGCTCAGAAGCAGGATCAGCAGGCGGAGGAGCAGGGACCAGAGCATAAGCAGGAGCAAAAGCAGAAACAGgcgcagaagcagcagccgaagccgaagccggagAAGCAGCAGAAACAGAAGCCGGAGAAGGAAGGGGAACAGCAGctggagcagcagcagaagccgGAGCAGCAGAGGGTGCAGGGACAGGAGCAGGAACaggagcagaagcagaagcaaAAGCAGAAGCAGGAAGAGAAGCAGACacagaagcagaagcagacgCAAAAGCAGAAACAGACCGACAGCAAGAAGGGCACCTCGGACGTGGCCACCTTTGACTCATTGCTCCCACACAAAATATGGCAACTCTTCTTCAAATTCCCCGCCGATGAATTCGAACTGGCCGACACGCCATCCTGGATTGCCAAAAACCCGGATTACGAATATATGCTGATGGGACTGAACGGGGCCGATATGTTTATGCGCGAGCATTTCTTGCAGAATActtccctcgtcgccatgatcCATCATCTCCAGAACACGGGCATGAAGGCCGACCTGCTTCGATATCTGCTCCTCTGGGTCAAGGGGGGCACTTACACCGACATCGACACATACGCCATCCGACCCATCAACCGCTGGGTTCCCGAGGAGTACCAGGAAGGCACccgcgtcgtcatcggcatcgagTTCGACCGGCTTGGCGATTCCAACTGGGCCGAGAGCCACGAAGAAATTCAGTTCTGCCAATggaccatcgccgccgtgccgggACACCCAGTCTTCCTCGACATGATCCAATGGTCCGTCGCGGCCATTGAAGAATTCGCCAAGACCAAGGGAGTCTCGTACGCGGACCTTGATCCCACACAGTACGACGTCATCGAGCTCACTGGTCCGGTTCCGTGGACCGACGCCGTCTTTCGCCAGCTGCAACGGCTAGACCCGGACATCACGTCGCTGACGAATCTCAGCGGCCTCATCAAAccgcgcctcgtcggcgacatctTGATTATGCCGATTAACGCTTTCGGCATGGGTCAGATGCATTCCGGCAGCAGGAATGACGGCCGAATACCGGACGACGCCTTGGCCCAGCATCGATTCCACGGGTCCTGGAGGCCACCCGTCGGAGGCTTTCCGGAGGACGAAGACTCGTCGTGA